In Campylobacter sp. MIT 12-8780, the DNA window TTTAAAAAAAGCAAAGATGAGATCAAAAAAATCGCCCTTGAAGGCGCAAAGCTTATCAAAGAACTTGCTAGGGATACTAAGGGCAATTTTTGTTTTGAGTATTCACCAGAAAGCTTTACAGGAACTGAGATTGATTATGCCCTTGAGGTGTGTGATGCTATTATAGATGAGTTTAAGCCAAGCAAGGAAAAAAAGCTCATCATCAACCTTCCAGCAACGGTTGAACTTTCTTTACCTCATGTGTATGCCTCACAGATTGAATATCTTTCAAAACGTTTTAAACAAAGAGAGGAAGTTATCATCTCTTTACACCCACACAATGATAGAGGTTGTGCTACAGCTGCAGCTGAACTTGGGCTTTTAGCAGGAGCAGATAGGGTTGAGGGCACGCTTTTTGGTAATGGAGAACGCACCGGAAATGTCGATATTATCACGCTTGCGATGAATTTATACACGCATGGGGTTGATCCTGGGCTTGATTTTAGTGATTTACCGCGTATTTGTGAGCTTTATGAAAGAGTGAGTAAAATGCGTGTGTATGAAAGACAACCTTATTCTGGAAAGCTTGTTTTTGCAGCCTTTTCAGGCTCTCATCAAGATGCCATTGCTAAAGGTATGGCTTATCATGAGGAACAAAGGCTTGAAACTTGGAGCGTGCCGTATCTTCCTCTAAACCCAAAGCATGTTGGTAGAGTATATGAAAGTGATGTGATACGCATAAATTCTCAAAGTGGAAAAGGTGGCATTGCTTATATCTTAAATTCGCGTTTTGGGGCAAATTTGCCAAGTCATTTAAGAGAGGAATTTTCATACTATATCAAAGAAAAATCCGTGCAAATGCAAAAAGAGCTTAGTGCTGATGAGATAGTGGCTATCTTTGAAAGCGATTTTGTCAATGTAAAAGTGCCTTTAGAGCTTTTAAGTTTTTCTTTTGAAAAAACTGAAAATTTAAAAGTCAATTTAAAAGTAAAATTTCAAGGCAAAACACACGAGCTTAAGGGCTTAGGAAATGGCAGACTTGATGCAGTAGCAAAGGCTTTAAAAAGCATTTTAGACTTTGATTTTGATGTGCTTGATTATAGCGAGCATGCTCTTTCTCAAGGCTCAGGCTCAAAGGCTATTGCTTATGTTTTAATACAAAGTGAGCAAAAAAACTTCTTTGGAGCTGGCATTGATACAGACATCATCACCGCTTCAATACTAGCTTTAATCACAGCGATAAATAGAACAATCACAAAGGATAAAAAATGAAAAATATGACTATGACTCAAAAAATTTTAGCCAATGGAGCAGGTAAGGACTTTGTAAGTGCTGGAGAGCTTATCATGGCAAAGCTTGATATGGTTTTGGGCAATGATATTACCACTCCAGTAGCGATTAATGCCTTTAATAAGGCTAAATTCAGCAAGGTTTTTGATAAAAGTAAAATTTCTTTAGTAATGGATCATTTTGCACCAAACAAAGATATAAAAGCTGCTACTCAAAGCCAGCAATGTCGCTTTTTTGCTAATGACTTTGATATAGAGCATTATTATGATGTTGGAAATATGGGCGTTGAGCATGCACTTTTACCTGAACAGGGCATTGTAACTATAGGCGATCTTATCATAGGGGCTGATTCACATACTTGTACTTATGGAGCTTTAGGAGCTTTTAGCACAGGGGTTGGCTCAACTGATATGGGTGTGGCTATGGCAACAGGTAAGGCTTGGTTTAAAGTGCCTCAAGCTATGAAATTTAATATCAAAGGCAAGCTTCGCCCACATATCAGTGGTAAGGATGTGATCTTGCATATCATCGGTAAGATAGGTGTTGATGGGGCTTTGTATAAGAGTATGGAATTTATGGGCGAGGGGCTTAAAAACTTAAGCATAGATGATAGACTTTGTATAGCCAATATGGCTATAGAAGCAGGAGCAAAAAATGGCATTTTTGCCGTTGATGATATCACGCTTGAGTATGCTAAGGGAAGAAGTGAAAAAGAACCAAGAATCTTTGTAGCTGATGAAGATGCGTATTATGAGCAAGTTTTTGACATTAATTTAGATGAGATCGATCATACTGTGGCTTTTCCGCATTTACCAGAAAATGCACGCACTAAAGATGAATGGGGCGAGATTAAGATAGATCAAGTTGTGATTGGTTCTTGCACGAATGGAAGATTAAGCGATATGGCTGTAGCAGCTGAAATTTTAAGAGGTAAAAAAATCGCTAAAAACACTCGCTGTATAGTTATCCCTGCAACTCAAAATATTTATTTAGAATGCATTACAAAGGGCTATTTAAAAACCTTTATCGAGGCAGGTTGCGTGGTATCAACTCCAACTTGTGGTCCTTGTCTTGGCGGACATATGGGAATTTTAGCTGCAAATGAAAAATGCGTTTCAACCACAAACCGCAATTTTGTTGGCAGAATGGGGCATGAAACTTCACAAGTTTTTTTAGCCTCACCTGAAGTTGCAGCAGCAAGTGCTATTAGTGGAATTTTAAGCGCACCAGAGCAAGTTTTATAAGGAGAAAAGATGAAAGCACACGGAAAAGTTCACAGGTATGGCGATAATGTCGATACAGATGTCATTATCCCAGCTCGCTATCTTAATACAACGGACAATAAAGAGCTAGCAAGTCATTGCATGGAAGATATAGATAAGGAATTTGTCAAAAAAGTAAAGCAAGGCGATATTATGGTGGGAGGCTTTAATTTTGGCTGCGGCTCAAGTAGAGAGCATGCACCTATAGCCATAAAAGCAAGTGGGATTAGTTGCATTATAGCAAAGTCTTTTGCACGCATTTTTTATAGAAATGCCATTAATATAGGGCTTGCCATCATAGAAAGTGAAGAAATTGCTTCAAATATCAATGCAAATGATGAAGTTGAAATAGACTTTGAAAAAGGCGAGATTAAAAATTTAAGCACAAATAAAAGCTTTAAAACCCAGCCTTTTCCACCCTTTATACAAGAGATCATCAATGCAAATGGCTATGTCAATTTTGTAGCTCATAAAAAGGAAAATTGATGAAAATAGCAGTGATAAAAGGCGATGGCATAGGTGTTGAAATCATTAATGAAGCCTTAAAAGTGCTTCAAAAAATCGCTGAAATTTACAAACATAGTTTTGAATTTGAAGAAGTATTAATGGGTGGGGCTGCTATTGATGCTTGTGGTAAGGCTTTGCCTGAAGAAACTTTAAGGGTGTGTAAAGAAAGCAAAGCCGTGCTTTTTGGCGCTATAGGCGGAGCAAAATGGGACAACGAGCCAGCTCATAATCGCCCAGAAGCTGGACTTTTAGCCTTAAGAAAGGGCTTAAACTTATACGCAAATTTACGCCCAGCAAGCGTGATGAAAGAATTAAGCAGTTCAAGTCCTTTAAAGACTGAGATTTTAGACAAGGGCATTGATTTTATCATTGTTAGAGAGCTTATAGGCGGGATTTATTTTGGTAAGCATGAACGCTTCTTTAAAGAAGGACAACTTTGGGCAAAAGATGAGCTTGAATACTCACAAAGCCAGATTAAACAAATCGCAAAAATCGGCTTTGAATTAGCCTTAAAACGCAAAAAAAAGCTTACTTGCGTGGATAAAGCAAATGTGCTTGAAAGCTCTCGTTTATGGAGAGAAGTGGTGCAAGATATGGCTAGTTCATATCCTGAAGTAAATTTAAACTTTATGTATGTAGATAATGCAGCCATGCAACTTTGCAAAAATCCAAGTGAATTTGATGTGATTTTAACTGAAAATATGTTTGGGGATATTTTAAGTGATGAGGCTAGTGTTTTAAGCGGAACTTTGGGTGTTTTACCTTCAGCGTCTTTAAGTGATAAAAATTTTGGACTTTATGAGCCAATACATGGCTCAGCTCCTGATATAGCAGGGCTTAATCTAGCCAATCCCATAGGCACCATTTTAAGTGCAGCCTTAATGCTTGAGTTGAGTTTAAATTTACAAAACGAAGCTAAAGCCATACGAAAAGCTGTACAAACAACCTTAGAACAAGGCTATAGAACAGCTGATATTTATGCAAATGAAGGCATTAAAATCACTTGCTCTGAGATGGGCGAGAGAATTTGTGAGAATTTAGTTTAGATTTACTTACTTTGTAAAAAGTCATATTTGTAACATTTTCTTGAAAAAAAGTTGTTTTTAAACTTTTGTTAGTGTTTTTTAAGTTTTAAAGCTTTAAAATGAAAATAAAAACTTAACAAAGATTAAACAAATGAGAAAATTAAAAGTCGCAAGCATACAAATGAAAAGCAAGCCTTATGAAGTTGAAAAAAATGTCAAGCTTGCTTTAAAACTTGCTCAAAAAGGCGTTGATAAGGGTGCAAAACTCATTGTTTTTCCAGAACTTTTTGATAGCGGATATTGCGTTAATGATAAGGACTTTGAGCTTGCTCTTGATTTTTCAAATCCACACTCACATTTTGCTTTTAAAGCCTTAAGTAACTTTGCAAAAAATACCAAAACCTTTCTTATAGCCTGCACGCTTGAAAAAGAAAATCATCAAATTTTTGATACAGCTTTTGTGCTTTCAGCTGAGGGTAAGCTCTTGGGAAAATACCGCAAAATTTATCTTTGGGGCGAAGAAAAAGAACGTTTTGAACAGGGTAAAAAATATGAAGTATTTGAGCTGGATTTTAAAAAATTCAAAGTAAAAATTGGCTTGCAAATTTGTTATGAGCTTGGTTTTAGTGAGGGTGCGAGGATTTTGGCTTTAAGTGGGGCTGAAATTTTAGCTTATCCAAGTGCTTTTGGTAAGGCAAGAACTTATGCTTGGGAGCTTGCTTTAAGAGCAAGAGCCTTAGAAAATGCTTGCTATGTTATCGCTTCAAATCATAGCTCTTTTGAGTTACATTATTCAAGCAAAGAAAAGCTTGAATTTGCTGGTAAATCACGCATTATTAATCCTCAGGCTAAGGTTTTAAAACAGGCTAAGAATAAAAATGAATGCATAGTGCAGGAGCTAAATTTAGATCTTATCAGAGCTCAAAGAGAAAATATCCCGTATTTAAAAGATATTAACTTAGAGCTTACAAGCAGTTATTTAGCAAAACTCAAATCATTTTAAAGGAGAAAAAATGGCAAAAGAAATTTTAGTGGCTTATGGCGTGGATATTGATGCGGTTGCAGGTTGGCTTGGAAGTTATGGGGGTGAGGATAGCCCAGATGATATTTCAAGAGGACTTTTTGCAGGAGAAGTTGGCATACCAAGACTTTTAAAACTTTTTAAAAGACATAATATCCCAGCTACTTGGTTTGCACCAGGACATTCTATAGAAACCTTTCCAGAGCAAATGAAAATGATCGTTGATGCAGGACATGAAATAGGCGCGCATGGGTATTCACATGAAAATCCAATAGCTATGAGTGCTAAACAAGAAGAAGATGTTTTGCTTAAGAGTATAGAACTCATCAAAGGTTTAACCGGCAAAAAGCCAACTGGCTATGTTGCGCCGTGGTGGGAGTTTTCAAATATCACCAATGAACTTTTGCTTAAACATGGCATAAAATACGATCATTCTTTAATGCATAATGATTTTAGTCCTTATTATGTAAGAGTTGGCGATAGTTGGACGAAGATTGATTATTCAGCTGAGGCAAAAGACTGGATGAAGCCTTTGGTAAGAGGAAAAGAAACTGATTTGGTAGAAATTCCAGCTAATTGGTATTTAGATGATTTACCGCCGATGATGTTTATTAAAAAATCCCCAAATAGCTTTGGTTTTGTCTCTCCAAGAGATATAGGACAAATGTGGATTGATCAGTTTGACTGGGTATATAGAGAAATGGATTATGCAGTGTTTGCTATGACTATACACCCTGATGTAAGTGGGCGTCCTCAGGTTTTAATGATGCATGAAAAAATCATCTCTCATATCAACAGCCACGAAGGCGTAAGATGGGTAAATTTTAATGAAATTGCTGATGATTTCTTAAAAAGAAGTCCGCGTAAAAAATAAGGCAAGCTAATAATGTGCATTTTATGCGGCGAGCTCATAAGCTCTTTTCACTGGAGTGATGTTAGCTTTAAAGAAGAAAAAGCAAGCATAAGTGCTGGTGAAAATCAAAAAGAAAGGCAAAGATCAAGACTTGAAAGAGCTAAGCTTTTAGGGCTTGTCCTTGCCTTTTATGGTTTAAGTATCAAAGAGTGGCAAAACTCTAAATTTATACTCAGTGATAAGAAGGGTAAAAGCCTTATCGTAAATGATCTTGGGGATTTATGGCTTAAGGCTGAAGAGCTTAGTTCAAAACCCATTGACATTTTGGACTTAAATTTTATCAATTTTTTAAAAGAACATCATGGCTAAAATCCCCATCATCTTAATCACAGGCTTTTTAGGAAGTGGCAAGACAAGCTTTTTAAATGAGTTTTTAAGGCATTATGATGATGAGGGTTTGGCTGTCATTGTTAATGAACTTGGACAAATCGCCCTTGATGGACGCATCTTAAAGCCAAGCATAGCCTATAAAGATGAGCAAATGCTGGTGCTAAACTCAGGTTGTGTGTGCTGTAATAAAAGGCTTGATCTTATCAAAGGCTTAAAAGAACTCCTTGATAGCTATGATTTAAAGCAAAAGCATTTAAAAAAAGTCATTATAGAAACTACGGGACTGGCTAATGTTGCTCCCATAGCTTTTACCTTGCTTAGCGATGCTTTTTTAAGCAATCATTTCATCTTGCAAAATACTCTTGTGTGCGTTGATACGCTTAATGCTCATTTACACTTGCAAAATCAAGAAGCCAAAGATCAAATCATTTTAGCCGATAGCATAATGCTTACAAAAACTGATCTTAAAAAAGCAGATAAAAGCTTAATACAAGAGCTTCAAAGCTTAAATCCAAGCGCAAGTATTGTTGATAAACAAGATTTTAGTCATGAAGAGCTATTTTCTTTGGATAAAAAGGCTAAATTTCAAGACTTTAGCCTTATAAAAACGCATGAAGAAGATTTTGAAAGTTTGGCTTTAGAATTTGATTATAGTGTAAATTGGAGTGCTTTTGGCATATGGCTAAGTATGCTTTTGCACCGATACGGAACGCAGGTGTTAAGAGTAAAAGGCATTATTGATACAGGAGAGGATTTTTTAGTGAATATCAACGCTGTTTTGCATATCATGCACACACCAAGCCATATTAAAAAAGATGAACAAAATGGCTCAAAGCTCGTTTTTATCACAAGAAAACTTGAAAGTCAAAAGATCAAACAATCCTTACAAAGTTTTGAAACCATTTTGAAAAATAAAGATAAAATTTAAGTTTTTTTCTTCATTTAAACCCTTTCTCACATTTTTTTAAGCTTGAATGCTATAAAATTGACAAAAAATAAGGACTATACTTTGCATACATTAAAACTTGGAAAATTTGAGTTTAATTCTCGCTTTATACTTGGTTCTGGTAAATTTAGCCTTGAGCTTATTGAAGCGGCGATTAAAGAGGCAAATGTTGAGATTATCACCCTTGCTTTAAGACGCGCTCATACAGGTAAGCTTGAAAATATACTTGATTATATCCCTAAAAATATCACTATCTTGCCAAATACAAGCGGAGCAAGGACGGCTGAGGAAGCCTTAAAAATAGCTCAGCTAGCAAGAGAGCTGTGTGGGGCTGAAATGATTAAAATAGAAGTGATACGAGATAGTAAGTATCTTTTACCAGATAATTATGAAAGCATAAAGGCTGTTGAACTGCTTGCAAAAGAAGGTTTTACGCCTTTACCTTATATGTATCCAGACCTTTATGCAGCAAGGGCTATGCGTGATGCTGGAGCGGCTGCTATCATGCCACTTGGAGCACCCATAGGCACAAATAAGGGCTTAAGAACTAAGGATTTTATTCAAATTTTACTTGATGAGCTTGATTTACCTATCATCGTTGATGCAGGACTTGGCAGTCCAGCACAAGCGTGCGAGGCTATGCAAATGGGTGTAAGTGCGGTGATGATTAACACCGCTATAGCCTTGTCTTCAAATATCCCTCAAATGGCAAGAGCTTTTAAACTCGCTATAGAAGCTGGCAGGGAAGGCTTTTTAGCTGGCATAGCAGGGCAAAGTAAGCTTGCTAGGGCTTCATCTCCACTTACTGGCTTTTTAAGGGATTAAAAAATGAGTAAAAAAAGTGTGTTTGAATATGAAAGCAATATGCAAGAAATTCATTCTAAGGTGCTTCAAAATGTTTTAGCCCAAGTGAGTTCTTATCACAAAGAAAATTATACTCAAGCTGAGGTTTTAAAAGCCTTGCAAAGTGAAAGCTTAAGTATAGAAGGCTTAAAAGCCTTGCTTAGTCCAGCAGCAAGTGCTTTTTTAGAAGAGCTTGCTTTTAAGGCAAGAATGCTTACAAAAAGGCATTTTGGAAATTCTATCGCTCTTTTTACTCCGCTTTATTTGAGTAATTATTGTGAAAGTAAATGCGTATATTGTGGCTTTCAAAAGGGCAATGCCATAGCTAGAGCAAAACTCAGTGAGGCTGAAATAAGAGCTGAGATGCAAGCCATAGCTGATACAGGCTTGCAAGAAGTGCTTTTACTTACTGGAGAGGGAAGAGAGCATGCAAGTGTGGAGTATATCGCACAAGCTTGTAAGATTGCTAAGGAGTATTTTAAAGTCGTTGGGGTAGAAGTTTATGTGATGAATGTTGATGAATACGAGCTTTTACATAAAAATGGCTGTGAATTTGTGACTATTTATCAAGAAACTTATAATGCCCAAAAGTATGAAAAAATTCATATCTTTGGGGAAAAACGCGTCTTTCCTTACCGCTTTAATGGACAAGAAAGGGCTTTAAAAGCTGGTATGAGAGGGGTTGGCTTTGGGGCTTTGCTTGGTATAGATGAGTTTGAAAAAGACGCCCTTGCTACAGCCTTGCATGCTTATTTTTTGCAAAAAGCTTATCCTCATGCTGAACTTTCACTTTCTGCACCAAGACTTCGTCCCATTTTAGGTAACCGCAAAATCAGCCCAAAAGATGTAACTGAAGCAAGACTTTTACAGGTTTTATGTGCGTATAGGATTTTTTTACCCTTTGCAAATATAGTGGTTTCAACGCGAGAAAGGGCTGGCTTTAGAGATAAGATCATTGACATAGTAGCGACTAAAATTTCAGCTGGGGTTTCAGTAGGTATAGGCGAGCATTCAGGCGAGAAAAAAGGCGATGATCAGTTTCAAATCAGCGATGAGCGAAGCGTGGCTGAGGTTTTTTCTATGCTTAAAAAAGCAAAATTACAAGCTGTGATGAGTGATAGTATTTATGTGGGCTAAAAAAATCATTGCTATTACTGAGAGCAAGCTTTGTGAAGAGGACTTTTTAAAACGTGTTGAAAGGCTTGCAAAAGCAAAAATCGATGCTTTGATCTTAAGGGAAAAAGAACTTAGCGAAGCAAAGTATTATGATCTAGCTAAAGAGGTATTAAAAATTTGCGCAAAGCACAAAACAACTTGCATTTTGCATTATTTTGATAAGGTCGCCTTAAAGCTAAATCACAGGTATTTTCACTGCCCTTTAGATATCTTAAAGGCTGAACCTAGACTTGTGAAATACTTTCATCTTATTGGCACTTCAGTGCATAGTGAAGAAGAGCTTTTTTTGGCTGAGTATTTTAAGTGCAATTATGCTATAGCTGGGCATATTTTTGAAAGCTCTTGCAAAGAAGATTTAGCACCAAAAGGACTAAATTTTTTAAATGAGTTATGTAAAAATGCTAAAATTCCTATTTATGCTGTAGGAGGTATAAATTTAAAGACTCTAACCCAGCTCAAAGAAAGCTCAATCTCAGGTGTTTGCTTGCGATCAAGTTTAATGCAAGAAAAAAATGTAAAAGAATACATTGCGAATTTAAGAGCGATTTTAGCTTGAAATAAAGCTTTTTAAACTCAAGGTTTGTGCTTAATTTGCCAAAAAATGAGTAAAAACGAACGCGAAAATTACAAAGAATGTGAATTTCTGTAAAAAAGTATCATTTTAAACATTTTATTAATAATTTTTTATATAATTGCAGATGAAAATTACAACAAAGGATTAACAATGGTTGTTAGGGTAGAAAATCCAAATGATAGAACTGCTTATCTTGAGTTAAGTCGAGATGATATAGAGCTTTTGCTTGAAGAATTTGTGCTTCATTATGAGGATTTAGACCAATTTATCGCTGCTTTTGATTTGCTTGAAGTGACTTCGAAAATGAATGATGATCTCAGTGAGTAAAATAAAAATGCTATGAAGCCCCATAAAACCTTGATCTTTCAAGGTTTTTTTAAAAAATCTATCAACAAGCTCTAATTTTGATAACTTTTATCTAAAATTAAGCTAATAAGTATTACACTTTTATCAAATATACAAATAACTACAATAGTATTAAAAGCATTATTGGGATATTTTTAAGGAAAGCTAATGCTAAAGATAAGATTATTTTTTGCCTTTTTGTTTTTGAGTGTGAGTTTTAGTTTTGCTCGCGTTGATGATTATATAGCTGAAGCTGAGCTTATTAAGGGGCTTTTAAATGAGAGCTTAACACTCTATAAAGATGGCAAGGCAAATGAAGCAAAGAAAAAGGTTGAGGACGCTTATTTTCAGCATTTTGAG includes these proteins:
- a CDS encoding 2-isopropylmalate synthase yields the protein MSFKHYQRNYFMPPSPSYEWCKKEFITKAPIWCSVDLRDGNQALITPMSIEEKLEFFKLLVEIGFKQIEVGFPAASSLEFDFVRTLIEQDFIPDDVSIQILTQAREHIIKKSFEALKGCKNAIVHFYNSTSYAQRQQVFKKSKDEIKKIALEGAKLIKELARDTKGNFCFEYSPESFTGTEIDYALEVCDAIIDEFKPSKEKKLIINLPATVELSLPHVYASQIEYLSKRFKQREEVIISLHPHNDRGCATAAAELGLLAGADRVEGTLFGNGERTGNVDIITLAMNLYTHGVDPGLDFSDLPRICELYERVSKMRVYERQPYSGKLVFAAFSGSHQDAIAKGMAYHEEQRLETWSVPYLPLNPKHVGRVYESDVIRINSQSGKGGIAYILNSRFGANLPSHLREEFSYYIKEKSVQMQKELSADEIVAIFESDFVNVKVPLELLSFSFEKTENLKVNLKVKFQGKTHELKGLGNGRLDAVAKALKSILDFDFDVLDYSEHALSQGSGSKAIAYVLIQSEQKNFFGAGIDTDIITASILALITAINRTITKDKK
- the leuC gene encoding 3-isopropylmalate dehydratase large subunit, producing MKNMTMTQKILANGAGKDFVSAGELIMAKLDMVLGNDITTPVAINAFNKAKFSKVFDKSKISLVMDHFAPNKDIKAATQSQQCRFFANDFDIEHYYDVGNMGVEHALLPEQGIVTIGDLIIGADSHTCTYGALGAFSTGVGSTDMGVAMATGKAWFKVPQAMKFNIKGKLRPHISGKDVILHIIGKIGVDGALYKSMEFMGEGLKNLSIDDRLCIANMAIEAGAKNGIFAVDDITLEYAKGRSEKEPRIFVADEDAYYEQVFDINLDEIDHTVAFPHLPENARTKDEWGEIKIDQVVIGSCTNGRLSDMAVAAEILRGKKIAKNTRCIVIPATQNIYLECITKGYLKTFIEAGCVVSTPTCGPCLGGHMGILAANEKCVSTTNRNFVGRMGHETSQVFLASPEVAAASAISGILSAPEQVL
- the leuD gene encoding 3-isopropylmalate dehydratase small subunit, producing the protein MKAHGKVHRYGDNVDTDVIIPARYLNTTDNKELASHCMEDIDKEFVKKVKQGDIMVGGFNFGCGSSREHAPIAIKASGISCIIAKSFARIFYRNAINIGLAIIESEEIASNINANDEVEIDFEKGEIKNLSTNKSFKTQPFPPFIQEIINANGYVNFVAHKKEN
- the leuB gene encoding 3-isopropylmalate dehydrogenase; its protein translation is MKIAVIKGDGIGVEIINEALKVLQKIAEIYKHSFEFEEVLMGGAAIDACGKALPEETLRVCKESKAVLFGAIGGAKWDNEPAHNRPEAGLLALRKGLNLYANLRPASVMKELSSSSPLKTEILDKGIDFIIVRELIGGIYFGKHERFFKEGQLWAKDELEYSQSQIKQIAKIGFELALKRKKKLTCVDKANVLESSRLWREVVQDMASSYPEVNLNFMYVDNAAMQLCKNPSEFDVILTENMFGDILSDEASVLSGTLGVLPSASLSDKNFGLYEPIHGSAPDIAGLNLANPIGTILSAALMLELSLNLQNEAKAIRKAVQTTLEQGYRTADIYANEGIKITCSEMGERICENLV
- a CDS encoding carbon-nitrogen hydrolase family protein; translation: MRKLKVASIQMKSKPYEVEKNVKLALKLAQKGVDKGAKLIVFPELFDSGYCVNDKDFELALDFSNPHSHFAFKALSNFAKNTKTFLIACTLEKENHQIFDTAFVLSAEGKLLGKYRKIYLWGEEKERFEQGKKYEVFELDFKKFKVKIGLQICYELGFSEGARILALSGAEILAYPSAFGKARTYAWELALRARALENACYVIASNHSSFELHYSSKEKLEFAGKSRIINPQAKVLKQAKNKNECIVQELNLDLIRAQRENIPYLKDINLELTSSYLAKLKSF
- a CDS encoding polysaccharide deacetylase family protein; this translates as MAKEILVAYGVDIDAVAGWLGSYGGEDSPDDISRGLFAGEVGIPRLLKLFKRHNIPATWFAPGHSIETFPEQMKMIVDAGHEIGAHGYSHENPIAMSAKQEEDVLLKSIELIKGLTGKKPTGYVAPWWEFSNITNELLLKHGIKYDHSLMHNDFSPYYVRVGDSWTKIDYSAEAKDWMKPLVRGKETDLVEIPANWYLDDLPPMMFIKKSPNSFGFVSPRDIGQMWIDQFDWVYREMDYAVFAMTIHPDVSGRPQVLMMHEKIISHINSHEGVRWVNFNEIADDFLKRSPRKK
- a CDS encoding CobW family GTP-binding protein, which produces MAKIPIILITGFLGSGKTSFLNEFLRHYDDEGLAVIVNELGQIALDGRILKPSIAYKDEQMLVLNSGCVCCNKRLDLIKGLKELLDSYDLKQKHLKKVIIETTGLANVAPIAFTLLSDAFLSNHFILQNTLVCVDTLNAHLHLQNQEAKDQIILADSIMLTKTDLKKADKSLIQELQSLNPSASIVDKQDFSHEELFSLDKKAKFQDFSLIKTHEEDFESLALEFDYSVNWSAFGIWLSMLLHRYGTQVLRVKGIIDTGEDFLVNINAVLHIMHTPSHIKKDEQNGSKLVFITRKLESQKIKQSLQSFETILKNKDKI
- a CDS encoding thiazole synthase, with protein sequence MHTLKLGKFEFNSRFILGSGKFSLELIEAAIKEANVEIITLALRRAHTGKLENILDYIPKNITILPNTSGARTAEEALKIAQLARELCGAEMIKIEVIRDSKYLLPDNYESIKAVELLAKEGFTPLPYMYPDLYAARAMRDAGAAAIMPLGAPIGTNKGLRTKDFIQILLDELDLPIIVDAGLGSPAQACEAMQMGVSAVMINTAIALSSNIPQMARAFKLAIEAGREGFLAGIAGQSKLARASSPLTGFLRD
- the thiH gene encoding 2-iminoacetate synthase ThiH, which encodes MSKKSVFEYESNMQEIHSKVLQNVLAQVSSYHKENYTQAEVLKALQSESLSIEGLKALLSPAASAFLEELAFKARMLTKRHFGNSIALFTPLYLSNYCESKCVYCGFQKGNAIARAKLSEAEIRAEMQAIADTGLQEVLLLTGEGREHASVEYIAQACKIAKEYFKVVGVEVYVMNVDEYELLHKNGCEFVTIYQETYNAQKYEKIHIFGEKRVFPYRFNGQERALKAGMRGVGFGALLGIDEFEKDALATALHAYFLQKAYPHAELSLSAPRLRPILGNRKISPKDVTEARLLQVLCAYRIFLPFANIVVSTRERAGFRDKIIDIVATKISAGVSVGIGEHSGEKKGDDQFQISDERSVAEVFSMLKKAKLQAVMSDSIYVG
- a CDS encoding thiamine phosphate synthase, encoding MWAKKIIAITESKLCEEDFLKRVERLAKAKIDALILREKELSEAKYYDLAKEVLKICAKHKTTCILHYFDKVALKLNHRYFHCPLDILKAEPRLVKYFHLIGTSVHSEEELFLAEYFKCNYAIAGHIFESSCKEDLAPKGLNFLNELCKNAKIPIYAVGGINLKTLTQLKESSISGVCLRSSLMQEKNVKEYIANLRAILA